In the genome of Halapricum salinum, one region contains:
- a CDS encoding YhbY family RNA-binding protein, which yields MTDADQQRKIHDLDATLRVGKGGVESVADELSDQLDNTDLVKVKFLRSSRGGTTTEELAEELADLANAEVVQTRGHTGVFKR from the coding sequence ATGACAGACGCTGATCAACAGCGCAAGATTCACGACCTGGACGCGACACTCCGGGTCGGTAAAGGCGGCGTCGAATCCGTCGCCGACGAACTGTCCGACCAGCTCGACAACACTGATCTGGTGAAAGTCAAGTTCCTGCGGTCATCGCGTGGCGGGACGACGACCGAGGAACTGGCCGAGGAACTCGCCGACCTCGCCAACGCCGAGGTCGTCCAGACGCGCGGCCACACGGGAGTGTTCAAGCGATGA